A region of the Gammaproteobacteria bacterium genome:
AAGAGAAACAGATCTATCTTACGCGCTGGCCCTATAGTTCCGGTACCTTTCCGCCCGATGCGAGCTTCATGAGCCGCTTTCCCAACGGCAAGGGAATGGAGATCGTGAATCAAGATTTCTTGCAAACCGTCGATCTCGATTCATTTTTGACCGAAAATGGAATCAGTGATATTGATTTTATCAAACTTGACACAGAGGGGAGCGAGCTGGAAATTTTAGAAGGCGCAATAAAAACCTTGGATAAAGTTTTGGCAATTGAAGTCGAAGTTGCCTTCACTGCCTACAATATTGGACGCCCTCTTTTTTCCGATATTGATTCCTTTATGCGCAAAAATAATTTTTCCCTGTATGATCTCGATACCTATAGACATTCTCGAACGGCCCTTCCGTCTCTGGAAGCGGATATCTTCGCGCCTACCCCTTATGGTCAGATTCTTTGGGCTGACGCTTTATATATTAAAGATATCATCGGGAACGTGTCCGCTAGAAATACGTTAGCCACAAACCAATTCAAGATAATCAAGGCAATTTCTCTATTCGAACTTTTTTGCCACCCTGACTCAGCAATTGAACTGCTGGAAACCGCCGTAAATTCATCTTTATTGCCGGAGCAATTCAGACCGATTCTCGATCTTCTTGTGCCAAGGAGTTTAGGCCGGCAAATGTCACTTGATCAATACCGAACTATAGCTGTTGCCCTTCCTCAGCCTTTGTAATCATCTACGGGAGCAATCTTTGGAAAAATTACTTTCCATTGTCCTCTGTGGCAGGAACGACAATTACCTCGGAGATTTCAAATATCGTATCCAGACCGCGATTAATTACGTCGGCATGAATTGCGCTCGGGCTGGGGTAAAGGATGATGTCGAAATCATCGTTGTAGATTGGAACAGCGATGAACCATTGAGCCAAACCCTACAACTTTTACCTGATACACATGAGATTTGTCGTTATATCGTTGTTCCGCCAGAATTTATCCGTATCCATTATCCCGGAGGCCGTCGTTTCCATATCGAAGCAGCCGTTAATGTTGGCCTACGCCGTGCCAATAGCCATTACGCGATTATGATTCCAGCGGATATTTTGTTTACTGAATCAACCCTGGCTAATCTTGTGGCTGTACTCAAAGGCAAGCGAAAAATTATTTTTGATCCGAGGCGGACGACAATTTGCCTCGACCGAAAAATGCTTCCCTGGCAGATCGTGGATAAGCAACCAACTATTGACCAATGGGATCGCTATATTCAACTCTGTGGAAGGCATCTATTTCATGATCGTTACTGGATTGGCGTCGATGGAGGCTACGGTGGGCTGTTACTTCACAGGGATCTTTGGTGGGAATGCCAGGGATTTGACGAAAATAATACCGGTTGGGGAAACAGTGATCTCGACTGGGGCTTGCGCATGGGCCAAAAATATCCGCGCGTCTCCCTAGAACCCTTGGGCATCATGCTTTATGACATGGATCAAAGACCGGAATTCGCGGGTCAACGCCAGATGGGTAGTATGAGCTATGGTAACCGCATTGACCTTGGCAGCCCTAATTGGGGGATTGGCGGTGTCGAATTTGAACAGACGATGGGTATTCGGAGCGCGGAAATATCATTTGCGAGCGAACTTCTTGTCCGATCTGATCAGGAAACGGCATTAAAATTGATTCGACAGGCCGCAGAACAGATCGTGCCAACCCTTCAGGGAGTAGAAACGCTACCAACTGGTAGTATTGAACATACCCTGCTTGCGGTTCTAGCTTGGTACTGCGTGACTTATTGGCCTGCCCGTTATTTTGAATTTAACTGCCACGCTGGTCTTTCAACGCTTGCCTATGCGCAACTCTGCTCTTTTGGAGAAATATATGCTTTTGACGAATACGAGGAGTTTGAGCGAACCAACAACACCAGCAATAATATTTTGCGCTATCTTGATACGTTGCCACAATTTCATTTTTATCCTATAGGTTTTCGGGGGCATACACAATTACTCACGGGCAATTCTATGACCGTCTTCGACAGGCTGCAAAGCGTCTTTCTGGGTGAAATGCAATTTGATATCGCGGTGTTACGTTGCGATGCTTTGAAAACTTCGGAGCAATGTCTAAGCATGGTTGATAAACTTATGAATGTCTTGACTCACAATGGTGCTTTATTTATCACAGCTCAATCTATTGATTTTTTTAATTCATTTCATATTACTATCCATCAAAAATATGCGCGACATCATTTTCTACATTCACCTGATCAGCCTTTTATTTTATTAATTAACTCCAATGCCAATTAAGTATTTCGGACGAACATAGCAGCGGCAAATCGTCTAAAAACGTCAACGAGAAGTGTCATAGAGGAGATGATAACTGATTCTTGATATTTATTTAAAATTATTTATACTTGCTTATTATGAACAAGCAATATCGGATCAACGAGTTTGCTAAATGGGTAGAACGATCTCCATCCATTATACTAAAGATGACAACGTAAGGGGAAGATTCAAACGAAACGCCTGACATTGCGATTAATTTTACGTAAGGGCAAAGTTGAGATTCATTACATTATAATTAAGAGTCATTGACTTGGCACATGTTACTTAACCACGCTGTTGGTGGCGCGAGGTGAAACCGCACTACTGTAATTAGTCTAACAACAACCATTTTTTATTATTCTATCTTTGGAGACTTACCATGCAACATGATCACAATCGTGCATTGCGCCAAACCATTATTTATGGGGCAATCAGTATCACTCTTTACATATCTCTTTATTTGTTCGCTACTCCGATCCTGTCTTTATCAAAACAGGGTCATTGGTTTTTTATCGTACCCATAGCTATTGCCTTCACCTTCTCGGTGGCACACGGCAATTTCACAAGTCAATTTTGGGACTTGCTTGGCATTAAGGCTAAGCAGGCCAAGAAGTAAGGGGATAACGCCGTGGATATCAGTTTTATTGAATTAAATAGTTTGAACGTTCTTTTTTTATTTTTAGTAGGATTCGTTGGCGGTCTAGTGTCGGGCTTCATTGGTTCTGGTGGTGCCTTTGTACTCACTCCGGCGATGATGAATATGAATGTCTCTGCCATCATGGCGGTAGCTTCTAATATTTGTCACAAATTCCCCAAAGCCCTGGTCGGGGCTATGAAGCGTAATAAATACGGTCAGGTTGATATAAAACTGGGTGTTATTCTTGGTGTCTCCGCCGAAGCGGGAGTGATTTATGGCGCTCATCTCCAGGAGAAGATAGTTGAGTCCTTCGGTAAGGCGGGTTCTAATCTCTACGTTTCGATGGTTTTCGTCATCGTGCTCGCTGTCGTTGGTGGCTATGTCCTACGCGACGCCTGGAAAATGTATCACTCCGAAAATCCGGACGAAGAAAAAGCCGGCAAGCTGGCGTTATGGGTGCGTTCCATTCGTATCCCAGGCACCATGATGTACTTCAAGGGGATCGGTGCAGAAATTTCAGTGCTTTTTACCATCCCGATTGGCTTCGCCACCGGAATGCTCGCCGCGACCATCGCAGTGGGTGGGTTCGTTGGCGTGCCGGCGATGATGTACGTGCTGGGGGTTCCTGGACTGATGGCTTCTGCTACGGAATTGGTTATCGCCTTCGTCATGGGATTAGGCGGTACCATCAAGTATGCATGGTCGGGATTCGTCGATGTGCGTCTGGCGATGATTATCCTTGGCGGATCGCTGTTCGGGATTCAGCTTGGCGCGATTGGGACAACTTACGTCAAGCCTTACATGGTGAAAATAGTCATGGGTGTCATCATGATTTTGGTGCTCTTTTCCCGTGGCGTGGCGATTCCGGTTTATTTGTCCGACTTAAGCATCATTACTCCGATGACTGCGCAAACTGGTGCGCTGCTCAAGAACCTCAGCTTTGGCATGATGATTTTCGCTTTATTGGTCGGTGCCTTTATCGTCCTTAAAGCCTTAATCACCGGAATGCGTGAATATCAACGCATGGAAGCCGAACACTTTACAATGGACGCGGCTTTGGCGGTGAGTGGAGCCATGAAACGTTTATTGCTAGTCGTCGATGGCTCAGAGTATAGCGAGGGTGCGATTGCTGAGGCTATTTGGCTCGCCAAAAATTGTGGCGGTAAGTTACACGCCATGACCATACTGCCGGTGAGCATTGAACATGAGGCGCTGGGCCAAATCTTGTTACAAAACGAGAAACGCGACGCAATCGCGCGTCTCACGGCAGTGCAGGCAAGGGCCGCCACCGCTGGAGTGGAATGCGAGATTCTCCTTGGCCACGGCGATGATCCGTTCCAGGAGATCGTCGAAGAGGCGGAGCATAGTGCCATGGACTTAATCATCATGGGCCGCCGTGACAAACGCGATCTTGCACGGGCATTGCTCGGTGGCACTGCCGCTAAGGTGATTGGCCATACTTCCAGCAACGTACTGGTGGTTCCAAGAACAGCACGTTTTGAAGGCAAAAAAATCCTGCTCGCGGTTGATGGTTCACGCTATTCAGAGGCCGCCGCTTCCGCCGCAGCAGGGGTCGCCAGTCTCTGCAAGGCTACGGTGATGGTGCTCTCTGCCACCATCGATCCACGCCTTGAAAATGACACGCGAGCGATTGCGGAACGCACCAAAGAATTGCTTGGTAAATTAGGAGTAAAGGCCACAGCCGAAACGCGAGTCGGAATCCCTGACGCGATGATTGCGATGGCTGCTAAGGAACGTAACGCAGATTTGATTGTGATGGGAAGTCATGGCCGCACCGGATTGGATCGATTACTGGTAGGGTCGGTGTCGGAACGTGTCATCGGACGGGCGGAATGCCCGGTGATGGTGGTGAAAGCATCGTCAATCACACATTGACTTTAATAAAAAAGGCGGGGAATAACCCGCCTTTTTTATAAAATGAAGCAAGAAAACCCCGCAATCGTGTAACGTTGCGGGAGATGAATCGCCACCTTTGAAAAGGCTTTGCTGAAGATTTATAAATTAAAAATTAATCAATAATCCACCGTGAATGCTGTATTTATCCATTTCATTATCAGGACCAATCAACGTCATTCCCGTAAGCGCAATACTAATTTTCTTAGTGAAGGAAAATTCTACTCCACCAGAAATTTTACCCTGCGTGCTTGCGTGGCTATTATCTATCGGAGTAAAAACGGTATCTTGTGAAAATGAAAATCGGGAGATAATTTGATTCTTGGTTTGAATGCCGAAATCTCTTTCAATCTCAGCTTTTAGATATGAATAAAACGGACTACCACCGATATAATCCTTATGATCCAAACTTGCTCCCAGGGAGGCTGCAAATTTTTTTCGTGTTTGTTTATTAATCCATTGTGTTGTTAAAGTATTGCCGGTTTCCCAATAAGCATCTACGGTTCCCTTAGAGTACGTGGCACTTAGAAATGGACTGAATCTGAATCCATTACTCGAAAATGAATAACCCGTTTGTAATAGCCCGGTATAACTCCATCCATCAACATCAGAATGCGCCGCCATAGCGCCACCAAAACGTTCAGTTTCAAAATTGACTTTTCCCAGTGTGGCTATCAAATCCAGATAATATTGCGAGCGCAAGAAAGAACCAAACGCTCCAAATTGATAACCAACAGTGTCAACATTACCAAGACCATGTTCAATATTGCTGGCTGATTTTTCCAGATTAAGAGCAATTCCAAAAGTTTTTGTGGGTTCAACAAAAAAATCCGCGCCGATAGTGGCAGAACGAATATTTTGCCCATATCCAGATATTCCCAACTTATTGTCACGAGTAGTTCTTTCGTAACCTAAAAAAGTAAAGGTCGATAGTGTAGAACAAGCAGAATCTTCTTTGCATTCATCAACTGAAGAATAAGTATCATGGTGTTTGAAACGATCCTGATCCAGCTTTGTTTTTAACAGCGTACCAAAATGAAGCGATATATCTTCTAGTAGACCAACATTGACACGAGATGACTCAGGTCCATAGATAAAATTGGTTGCAACTGTTTTAGCCTGATCAAACGTTAACGTGCTAAATCCATAAGCAACTGGATTGGATTCATCGCCTGATGAAACTTGAAACTGAAAAAGATTATTGATCGCGTCAGCTCCTCCCCGTTGCTGGATATCGATGTTTTGGAGCGTATTCTCACTGTTAGCCACCTGCACGATTAATGCACGATTAAAGTTACCCAATTGATCCACAATGGCTAAATTATTAGCATTACCCAATTGAAAAATTGCGGTTCGGTTGTAATCTCCGGTTTGTATGGACGCTGAATCGAGACTATTTCCCATTTCAACGATGCCGACGACATTAGATCGGTCATTCTGAACCATGGTTACCGGTGAAGTCGATGTGAAAAAATTCACACCATCGCCGCTAATTTCGGATATAGCGCGCACCGTGGGCGACATGACACAAAAACAAAAACAGGTAAGCATGGTTCCGAAGGATGACATCGGCAATCCTTTTGATTGTACGAGCAACATACAATTATTAAATTAACGTTTTGGGCCAACTGGTCGCATCCGATCCATCATGCGTTCTTTGTATTCACTAGATGTGGGGATATCTTTTCCGCGTATGGATGATTTTTCACAGTTTGCCTTGCCCCAGAACATTTCACCCATCGAACTAAAAAATCCCTTCCCACGAGCCACGCACTCATCTTCCTGATCGCCATCATCTTTCGATGCGCCGTTGCTTTGAACAGAGATATCGAGATTACCGCCACTACGCGAAATAATTTTTTGTCCATGAGGTGTTTGGGTAACCTGGGTGCTACGTTGGCTACCATTACCGCCCTGGATAACTACTGTAGTGGATTCTCCCTGACTATAAGTTCCAGTGGCCGCGCATCCGGTTTGGGTAAAAACCACGCCAACCAAGACGGTCACGGGGATGATGTACGATAAAGCCATGGATCACCTAAATGTCTTAGCAATTTGATAATCTTGAAATACCATTTTTTCAATTTTTCAAAAAAGCATTAACGTGATGGGCGTCTGACCGCGTTAAACTCGTATTGTTTCACTTCATTGGTATTAACAGCACCACGTTGAGTAGTCGATGCGTTGTTATTTTGACCAGCTTGCATTGTCCTGCTGTCATTGTAGCCGCAATCCTGCTTCACATTGGTTTTATTGTTGCGGTCAATTTGCACATTGACATCGAAACAGGGACGACCGCTGTTATCACGCGGCTCTTGTCCATATGCTAACTGGCCAGACGCAACAATTATTGTTGTTAATACATAAAATAATGGTTTCATCAGTGTCTCCGAGAAACTTCGCCCTTTAGAGCGGGGAGGGGGGAGAAAGGATACGGTTTTACAACCGTCCGGTAAAAACGCCGGTCTTTTCCGGCTGTCAGCCTTTACGTGGCCCAAGTGACCCACACCTTAAATTTAACAAATGCTAACAAATGCTAACAAATGCTAACAAATGCACACTGAAGATAACTCTTCAGTGAGGGAGTATCTCCCAATGGTTGTGAAAAGTTACCTTTCCACAACCGCGTATAAAATAAAGAGAATAGCTTGATTATTGCTATACAATCTCTTTATTTTTTTAGTACCTTAAAGGTTTTATTCTGCAAATGTAAATAATGATTAACAAATCAGATACTATGCGTGAACCCCTCGATCCCGCAGGGTCAAGGGATTCTTGACTTTAAGCATTCATTAAAAAATTATTCTTTCTCGTCTCCCTTATGCTTCCGCCCCCGCCGTTCTGACTGAATGGACTCATTATAGTTTTGTCCACCATACTGTCCGGTCTGATTGGTGTTAAAACGTCCGCGTTGCTCAGAACGATTGGCGTTATCATTTCCTTTCTGATAGGTTGCATTATCGTTATCACGACCTACCTGAGTACTATCGTTGGTATTAATTTTTCCCTCCTGGATAGTCGTGTTGGTATTGGTTGCGGCGATGGCCGAGCCTGATAGACCTAGAATAATGGTCACGGTGGATGCGAGTAATGTTTTCGTATATTTTTTCATCAGTATCTCCGAGCAACATCGCCCTTTCGGGCAGTAAGTTGTAAATGGTCAATTAGGTGTCTGAAGATTGTACAATCCTTAGCAGAATTGTCGTGATATGGAATGCCGTTTAATTATACGCTGTTACAAGTACGCGAAACATTTGCGTCATAGATCGCATATCCATAAGATAACGATTATAGAGACATCCAATTAAAGATCAAATGTTAGTTTGCGGGTGTTGACACCAGCTTGTGAGTGATTATTCAGTAAGTTTTTTCTCTTCAAACTATTGAATAGCTTGGGTAGATGGTGATATTGTCTGATCATGTCTGCTGCTTATGATTGGATTTTCTATCTCTCCCAGAATTATGGTCATGATTTTAATATTTTTTAATTGTCATGATTTCAACATTCTTTGAAAAAATATCACTAGGCCCTTACCGGCTAACCACCAGGCAGATCGACATTTTAACAACGGTTGCAAAACCATCTCCTTTCCTTTCTGCCCTCACGGGCGAGGTTTCTCGGAGACTCTGATGAAATCCACATTACTTCGGACCTATTCATATTTTTTATCTAGTTTGTTTCTAGTTTTAATAACGGAATGGAGTCAAGCGGGAACGCCAGCGCAAACTCCCCTGTTTTTATCGGTAGTTCCTGGTAAGCCCAACATCATGTTGATGGTGGATACTTCAGGGTCGATGAGTACCACTGTCGCGGCCAACAATAATACTCGTATTAATATTGCCAAGACCGCCGCAACCAATCTGGTGACCAATTTAACCCCCGCCACCGGCGCGCTGCCCAGTGTTCGTCTGGGTCTTGCTACCTACAACAGCGATAATGGCGGTAAATTGTTATCTCCATTGGTCGATCTTGACAGCACTAAGGCCACGGCCATCAAGAATCAGATAGCAGCCTTCAAGGCCGGTGGAGTGACCCCACTGGCAACCACGCTCTCCGATATTGGCTATTACTTCGCAACCAATACCAACGGAAATACCGGCAACCTGACCCTGCACCCAGGAAAAAGCAATCAACAAACTAGCAGCATGCAGACGATTTTCGCGCGGAGCGACAGTCGATCTAGTGGTCTTCTTGGTTTTAATCCCAATAACCTGGCGCAAACTTGCACACTTCAAACAACGGTTATCACCCCCGCCGACATGCCCGCCGGCTACGTCTCGGGTTGTGGTAATTACGTGTCGGGTGGTGGTGCAACCGCTACATCTACCGGCGCGACGACCGCTATTCCGCTGGTCGTGGTCAATGGTACTCCGACGTTTTGTACCGCCGGATCTTCACCGGCCTGTAGTAATCAAACGGTGTTTGCCGTTGGTTCGAGCACGCCCACTTGCCTAGCTTGCACCGGCACCACAGGAACGGCAGAAAGTTTGGTTGTTGACAGTCAACCCACGTCAATCGCGGTTGGTGGCTCATCAACAATTACCTTGCACGCGAATCCAACGGTTACCAGTCCCAGTATTACTTTTGGAACACAAACATCCAGCATTTGCAGTACCACCACCGGGGGAACTGTAACCGGAACAGCCGATGGCATGTGCAGAATTTGCGCTACGCTCGCCGCCACTGCCAGTGGAAATATTTGTACTTGGTCCGATGGTTCTGGTAGTTGCACAACGTCTGGACAGCAAAATTGTCCTAATGGAAATTGGACAAATTCAGCATGTACAAGCACAAGTGATAAATATTATGTCAAAAATGGAAATAATTACCTTATTCCATCAGGAGGCTCATGTACTTATTATAGCGGTACCTGGTACCGCTCCGCTGGCAACTATTATCATCCAGACACCAATTATTACCCATGCGGGAGCTGTTCCTGCTGGAATAACGCGACTTGCGCCAGTAACGCTGGTGGTAATTATTGCTCGAACAATAGTAGTAATTCTTGTACTAGCGCCAGTAATTGCTATACCGCATC
Encoded here:
- a CDS encoding putative Methyltransferase, FkbM family (Evidence 3 : Putative function from multiple computational evidences), which translates into the protein MKNLNWQPNFTKVMLANGIIRDHEMTIIDVGAAGGFQPIWQIFGNDLRILGFEPNEAQFKNLVQSEKIRYFNVALGRSREEKQIYLTRWPYSSGTFPPDASFMSRFPNGKGMEIVNQDFLQTVDLDSFLTENGISDIDFIKLDTEGSELEILEGAIKTLDKVLAIEVEVAFTAYNIGRPLFSDIDSFMRKNNFSLYDLDTYRHSRTALPSLEADIFAPTPYGQILWADALYIKDIIGNVSARNTLATNQFKIIKAISLFELFCHPDSAIELLETAVNSSLLPEQFRPILDLLVPRSLGRQMSLDQYRTIAVALPQPL
- a CDS encoding hypothetical protein (Evidence 5 : Unknown function); protein product: MEKLLSIVLCGRNDNYLGDFKYRIQTAINYVGMNCARAGVKDDVEIIVVDWNSDEPLSQTLQLLPDTHEICRYIVVPPEFIRIHYPGGRRFHIEAAVNVGLRRANSHYAIMIPADILFTESTLANLVAVLKGKRKIIFDPRRTTICLDRKMLPWQIVDKQPTIDQWDRYIQLCGRHLFHDRYWIGVDGGYGGLLLHRDLWWECQGFDENNTGWGNSDLDWGLRMGQKYPRVSLEPLGIMLYDMDQRPEFAGQRQMGSMSYGNRIDLGSPNWGIGGVEFEQTMGIRSAEISFASELLVRSDQETALKLIRQAAEQIVPTLQGVETLPTGSIEHTLLAVLAWYCVTYWPARYFEFNCHAGLSTLAYAQLCSFGEIYAFDEYEEFERTNNTSNNILRYLDTLPQFHFYPIGFRGHTQLLTGNSMTVFDRLQSVFLGEMQFDIAVLRCDALKTSEQCLSMVDKLMNVLTHNGALFITAQSIDFFNSFHITIHQKYARHHFLHSPDQPFILLINSNAN
- a CDS encoding conserved hypothetical protein (Evidence 4 : Unknown function but conserved in other organisms) produces the protein MQHDHNRALRQTIIYGAISITLYISLYLFATPILSLSKQGHWFFIVPIAIAFTFSVAHGNFTSQFWDLLGIKAKQAKK
- a CDS encoding universal stress protein E — its product is MDISFIELNSLNVLFLFLVGFVGGLVSGFIGSGGAFVLTPAMMNMNVSAIMAVASNICHKFPKALVGAMKRNKYGQVDIKLGVILGVSAEAGVIYGAHLQEKIVESFGKAGSNLYVSMVFVIVLAVVGGYVLRDAWKMYHSENPDEEKAGKLALWVRSIRIPGTMMYFKGIGAEISVLFTIPIGFATGMLAATIAVGGFVGVPAMMYVLGVPGLMASATELVIAFVMGLGGTIKYAWSGFVDVRLAMIILGGSLFGIQLGAIGTTYVKPYMVKIVMGVIMILVLFSRGVAIPVYLSDLSIITPMTAQTGALLKNLSFGMMIFALLVGAFIVLKALITGMREYQRMEAEHFTMDAALAVSGAMKRLLLVVDGSEYSEGAIAEAIWLAKNCGGKLHAMTILPVSIEHEALGQILLQNEKRDAIARLTAVQARAATAGVECEILLGHGDDPFQEIVEEAEHSAMDLIIMGRRDKRDLARALLGGTAAKVIGHTSSNVLVVPRTARFEGKKILLAVDGSRYSEAAASAAAGVASLCKATVMVLSATIDPRLENDTRAIAERTKELLGKLGVKATAETRVGIPDAMIAMAAKERNADLIVMGSHGRTGLDRLLVGSVSERVIGRAECPVMVVKASSITH
- a CDS encoding Autotransporter domain-containing protein gives rise to the protein MSSFGTMLTCFCFCVMSPTVRAISEISGDGVNFFTSTSPVTMVQNDRSNVVGIVEMGNSLDSASIQTGDYNRTAIFQLGNANNLAIVDQLGNFNRALIVQVANSENTLQNIDIQQRGGADAINNLFQFQVSSGDESNPVAYGFSTLTFDQAKTVATNFIYGPESSRVNVGLLEDISLHFGTLLKTKLDQDRFKHHDTYSSVDECKEDSACSTLSTFTFLGYERTTRDNKLGISGYGQNIRSATIGADFFVEPTKTFGIALNLEKSASNIEHGLGNVDTVGYQFGAFGSFLRSQYYLDLIATLGKVNFETERFGGAMAAHSDVDGWSYTGLLQTGYSFSSNGFRFSPFLSATYSKGTVDAYWETGNTLTTQWINKQTRKKFAASLGASLDHKDYIGGSPFYSYLKAEIERDFGIQTKNQIISRFSFSQDTVFTPIDNSHASTQGKISGGVEFSFTKKISIALTGMTLIGPDNEMDKYSIHGGLLINF
- a CDS encoding hypothetical protein (Evidence 5 : Unknown function); the protein is MVTGEVDVKKFTPSPLISDIARTVGDMTQKQKQVSMVPKDDIGNPFDCTSNIQLLN
- a CDS encoding conserved exported hypothetical protein (Evidence 4 : Unknown function but conserved in other organisms); its protein translation is MALSYIIPVTVLVGVVFTQTGCAATGTYSQGESTTVVIQGGNGSQRSTQVTQTPHGQKIISRSGGNLDISVQSNGASKDDGDQEDECVARGKGFFSSMGEMFWGKANCEKSSIRGKDIPTSSEYKERMMDRMRPVGPKR
- a CDS encoding conserved hypothetical protein (Evidence 4 : Unknown function but conserved in other organisms), which encodes MKPLFYVLTTIIVASGQLAYGQEPRDNSGRPCFDVNVQIDRNNKTNVKQDCGYNDSRTMQAGQNNNASTTQRGAVNTNEVKQYEFNAVRRPSR
- a CDS encoding Minor curlin subunit, translated to MKKYTKTLLASTVTIILGLSGSAIAATNTNTTIQEGKINTNDSTQVGRDNDNATYQKGNDNANRSEQRGRFNTNQTGQYGGQNYNESIQSERRGRKHKGDEKE
- a CDS encoding membrane hypothetical protein (Evidence 5 : Unknown function), with protein sequence MACAEFALRSPPLPVEIFVLGPMVLVVAQRLDSKIVLMEIGQIQHVQAQVINIMSKMEIITLFHQEAHVLIIAVPGTAPLATIIIQTPIITHAGAVPAGITRLAPVTLVVIIARTIVVILVLAPVIAIPHLAVVVVARITVLLLAPKTVAVISIHVFGTLDVRTMIPNPVQRIVTAISIPVITVVYIVQVTPAHHAPRSVIPVVTVLHLDMENAPPSAQTAILLPVPAIAPVILV